TGGCGCTCCACCACCGGAACAGGACCGGCGAGGGCCAGTTCATCGACTACGCCCAGTCCGAGGGGCTCATCCGTTCGCTCGACTGGACCTGGGTGCGCCACGGCCTCACCGGCCAGGACCGGGGCCCGGGGGGGAACCGGGACGGGGCGCTCGTCCCCGCCGACTTCTTCCCGTGCCGGGACGGGTTCGTGGCCATCGCTGCGGCGCGCGACGAAGAGTTCCGGGGGCTCTGCGCCGCCATGGGCGATGCCCAGCTCGCCAGGGACCCACGCTTCGCCACTCTCGCCGCCCGCCAGGAGCCCGCCAACGCTCAGGCCCTGAGCCAGCGCATCAGGAGCTGGACCAGCGAGAAGACCCGCGCCGAGATCGAGGGGCTCGGCGAGAAGTACGGCTTCGCCGCCGCGCGCGTCGCCAATGCCGAGGACCGCCACCGGGACGAGCACCTCAGGGCCCGCGGCACGGTGTGGGAATACGAGGACCCGCTCTACGGCAGCATCGTGGAGCACGGCCCGGCGCCCAAGCTCTCCGAGACCCCCGGGCGGATCCGCTGGTCCGCCAAGCCGGTCGGCTGGCACAACGACGAGATTCTCGTGCGCCTCCTGGGCCTCTCCCCGGCGCGGATCCGCGAGCTCGAGGCTAGAAAAGTCATCGGCAAGTGGGCCGACCGACCCGGCGCCAAGCCCCCGGATAACTGGAGGCCGTCGTGAGCGGCTCGCCCGCGGCGGTTGCGCACGAGCACAGGCTCGTTCGAGCGCCGGCTTTGCCGGCGCAACCCGAGGGGGGAGGTGTCGGAAGGGGGGCGGAGCCCCCCTCCGAGCGATGATCCCCTGGCCCGAGCAGGCCAAAGAGCTGACGGACCCGGCCCGGGCCCACGAGAAGCCCGAAGCGCTGAGCGACCTCAGGGTGCTCGACTGCTCGCAGGGGAACTTCGCTGCGCTCTTCTGCTCCTCGATCCTGGCCGAGTTCGGGGCTGAGGTGATCCGGGTGGAGCCGCCGGCGGGCGACATCGCCCGGCTCTTCACCCCGGCAGGACTCCTCCATCGTGGGATCGGCCTCGGGTATCTCGTCGAGGCGCGGAACAAGCGCCACATCACTCTGAACCTGGAAACGCCCGCAGGTCGGGAGCTCTTCCGGCGCCTCGCCCGGCACATGGACGTGGTCATCGAGAGCGCCAGGCCCGGCCAGATGGACACCTGGGGGCTTGGCTATCGCCAGCTCTCTGCCGAAAACCCCCGGCTGATCTACGCCGCCTTCTCGACCTACGGACAGTTCGGTCCGAAGGCCGCGACGCCGATCCCCGACTATGACATCACGGACCAGGCGCTCTCCGGCGTCCCCTACACCACGGGCGAGCCGGAGGGGGAAGGGCCTCCCGAGTCCTCGGTCCCCACCAGGCAGGGGAACTGGATCGCGTGGTACGTGGGCGGCGGCTGGGGGGCCTTCGCGGTGATGGCCGCCGCCGTCTGGCGCTGGGCGTCGGGGCGAGGCCAGTTCATCGACTGCTCGCCCGCCGAAGGGGAGATGCGCTTCACCGACTACGACGTCCACTGGTATCACTCCCACCAGCGGACCCGCGAGCGTGTCGGTGCCCTCAACATCTGCGTCTTCCCCTACACGCTGATCAAGACCAGCGACTCCTACTCCTTCATCGCCGGCTTCTCCGACATCAACTGGACCGGCCTCACCAACATCATGGCGCGGCCGGACCTCAAGGAGCGCTACCCGACGACGAAGCACCGGATCCAGAACTCCAAGAAGCTTCACGCCGAGCTGGCGGCGTGGGGCAAGGGCCTGACCTCCCAGGAGATCCTGGACAAGGTGCAGGACTACATGCTGAACAAGCGCGGCCCCGGGACCGTGGCCACAGCCCGGCTCAACCGGCCCGCCGACACCCTCGCCGAGCCCCACTGGTGGGAGCGCGGCGTGTTCCAGAAGGTGGAGGACCCGGACTACGGGGAACTGCTGCTTCAGGCACCGCCCTGGAAGATGTCCCGGACCCCGCCCAGAATCAAGTGGGCGTGCCGGCCCGTGGGGGCGGATAATCAGGACGTGTACCTGAAGTACCTGGGCTTGGGGACGGAGCGCCTCCGGGCCCTCAAGGCCGAGGGCGTGCTGTAGAGCCTCCCCGGCCGGAAGGAGGAAGGCGGATGGACAGGTTCAGATGGGTGGCTCTCGTTCTCGTGGTGACCACGCTCCTGAGCGGGTCTCCGGCTCTGCTGGCATGGGCCCAGCAGCCTCAACAGCCCTCCCAGGAGGCCCCGAAAGCCGCGGAGCCGGCCAAGCCGAAGGAGTCCGGCGACGCGGCGTACGCGGTTGGCGCCGCGGCCCTGACGGTCATCAACGTGCCCGGACGGACCGTGACCTGCGTGATCGGCTCGGCACTCGGCATCGTCGTGATGGCCATCACCTTCGGCAGCGGTTACCGGGCCGCGACCCAGATCGTCGAGGAGGGGTGCCGGGGCCCGTGGATTCTCACCGCCGACGATCTGAAGGGCGAGCCGACAACCGAAACCAGGACCGAGAGCATGGGCCGGTATTGACCCGCAGGAGGTCAGGGCATGGCTGAGATCCTCTGTCCGAGCTGCCGGCACTTCGCCCCGGCGCTCGATCCCAACATCTCAAAGGCGTTCCTCGGCGCGTGCAAGAAGAAGGAGGCGCCCTTCCTCCTGATCCTGCCCAAGGAGGGGGTCACCGAGTGCGAGGTGTACGAGCGAGCACCGCGCCCTGCGCAGGTGGCAGCCACCACAGCCGCGGTCAAGGCCGAGGCGAAGGCCGCGCCGGCGCAAAGGCGCGTCGTGTTCCTCTACTCCAGCGGCCACCGGCCGGGAGAGCAGTTCCCGTGCGATCCGAAGCGGGCCCTCTCGCTCCTGGACCAGCTCAAGAGCACGGGTGTGGCCTGCGAGGTTCGCGACCTTGCCAGCGTCAAGGATGTCTTCCCCGACTACCACAAGGCGGTGACGGGCCCGAGCGCCCAGAAGCGCCCCGTCTTCGGAATGCCGGGAGCCCGCGAAGAGGAGTTCGGCCGCCGCGTCCCCGCCCTCATGATCTTCGAGGGTGACCGCTACCCGACCGAGGTGTATCCCCGCATGGACCGCGAGCTGAACCGGGTGCTCGGAGTTGAAGAGGCCCTTGAGCGGCTGCTGAAGGGCTGAGCGACCATCTCTGCTTTGGGCGCTCAGTTGAATACCATGAGCCCCATGAATGCGTCACACGTATGTGGCCCCTCTTTCCAATCAAGATCGACTTCGCGTTGACTTCGAGACTCAGCGCGGGCGAGTGACGGCGCTTCACGTGGTGCAATATGAGACAATTCGGCATGGCGCGTGGCACGCTGTCGCCCGCTACGATACTGCTCACGGCTTCGTCCACCTGGACCTCCACACGCAATTCGGACAGGTGAAATACCAGGTGCCCATCCAAGATTTAGGCGACGCCCTGACCTTTGCCATCAACGACCTCAAAGACAACTGGACCGTCTACAAAAACCAGTTTCTGGGCCCTCAGCCATGAGCCAGCAGCCGTCTAAACCCGATGTCCCGCCCGATCGGGTGTTTGACTTCCTCCAGAAGTTCAACCGGGCGATAGTGCTTGACGAGGAGTTGACCCGTCTGTTTCCGGATACCGAGTTCGAGCTTACGTTCGATCACATCGGCACCATCTACATTAATGGCACGTCCACGGGCATTAATGTCGAAGAACGGTATCGAGCTCTACGAGCAAAGGACGAGAAGACTCCGACCAATACGGAGGTCGCTACGTCTGCCTTAGAAGTCCTGAATGATTTGATGGGCGAAATTCACGGCGCTCGGATTACCGGAATCAAAGCCATTAAGCAACCGGAAATCTTTCAGACCAAGTACCCTCGCTTCATCGTGCGTAATTCCATCGGTGTCATCGTCCTCGCGCTTCGGAAGTTTGACGATATATGGACAAATCAGATCGCCCCCATTCTGCTGTCGGATAACCTCCCTCTTGAGGGGATTGAACTGAGTTGCGAGATCGCAAACCGTGGACTACGAAAATTCTGCAACCTCGTCATCGCTCATTATTCAGAGACTAAGCTCAGTCCAAAAACGCCTATCACAACGATAGAAGAACTACTGAACCAGCAAGGGTTCACGTCCGACGAGGACTTTCTTGTTTGGACGACGCATGCCGTTGCCAAGATCGAAGTCGTTCGGGACTGTATCGCCGCGAAGTATAGGCTTTCAAATAGGCGCGACAAATAAGAAACGCCTCAAGAGGTGACCATGGGCAAGATCCTGGCTGACTATCTGCCGCCGAAGGAGCTCTGGCCCCAGCGGATCTACACGCTGCCCGAGCACAAAGCCTACCCGCAGCGGTTCAACGCGACCGAAGAGCTGGTGGACCGCCACGTCGAGACCGGGCGGGGAGACAGGGTCGCCATCCTCTTCGAAGACCAGAAGATCACCTACAGGCAGCTCCAGAGCTCCGCGAACAAGCTGGGCTCCGCCTTGAAGGCGCTCGGGATCGGGGAGGCGGACCGGGTGCTCCTGCGGAGCCCGTCCATCCCGCCAGCCCTGGTCGCCAACTTCGCCGTGATCAAGATCGGCGGGATCGTGGTCCCGACCTCCCCCCTCTTCTCGCGCGCGGAGCTTGCCCACGTGGCCGTGAACACCGAGGCCGTCGCCCTGATCGTCGCCGCTGCGCTCCTGGAGGAAGTCGAAAAAGCGCGCGCTGAGCTCAAGACCGTCAAGCACATCATCGTCATCGGCGGCGAAGCCGCCGACATCAAGGCCAAGGGCTACATCCCCTACGGCGAGCTGATGGCGAAAGGATCCGAAACCCTGGAGCCGGTCAGGCGAGACCGGACCGCCATCTCCGTTCTCCTCTTCACCTCGGGAACCACGGGCCTCCCGAAGGGCACCGTCCACTTCATGGAGGAGGCCCTCGTCGTCCCCGACGGCTTCGGCAAGTACGGCTGGCGCGTGACGCCGGACGACGTCATCGGGGGCCCTGCGCCGCTCTCGCTCGCGGCCGGCTACTCGACCCAGGCCGTGATCCCCTTCCGCTTCGGGGCCGCGGTCTCGCTCCTGGCGCGCTTCACGCCCGAGGGGATGTTCG
This Candidatus Rokuibacteriota bacterium DNA region includes the following protein-coding sequences:
- a CDS encoding CoA transferase — protein: MTETYFDYTKRLFDRSRVFDKPEALRGVRILELTTLVLGPTTADFLGEFGAEVVKVELPPGGDTMRYVTPEATFWQNASLGFFPENHSKYHIGIDLHAEEGKQLFKQFTAKSDILVENFRAGTLDRWGIGYRHLSEVNPRLIYVADSGFGQWGPFSVGRASYDAVAQTVSGMIGITGFPGRPPIVCGMFVGDWFGGMMASVATLVALHHRNRTGEGQFIDYAQSEGLIRSLDWTWVRHGLTGQDRGPGGNRDGALVPADFFPCRDGFVAIAAARDEEFRGLCAAMGDAQLARDPRFATLAARQEPANAQALSQRIRSWTSEKTRAEIEGLGEKYGFAAARVANAEDRHRDEHLRARGTVWEYEDPLYGSIVEHGPAPKLSETPGRIRWSAKPVGWHNDEILVRLLGLSPARIRELEARKVIGKWADRPGAKPPDNWRPS
- a CDS encoding CoA transferase, coding for MIPWPEQAKELTDPARAHEKPEALSDLRVLDCSQGNFAALFCSSILAEFGAEVIRVEPPAGDIARLFTPAGLLHRGIGLGYLVEARNKRHITLNLETPAGRELFRRLARHMDVVIESARPGQMDTWGLGYRQLSAENPRLIYAAFSTYGQFGPKAATPIPDYDITDQALSGVPYTTGEPEGEGPPESSVPTRQGNWIAWYVGGGWGAFAVMAAAVWRWASGRGQFIDCSPAEGEMRFTDYDVHWYHSHQRTRERVGALNICVFPYTLIKTSDSYSFIAGFSDINWTGLTNIMARPDLKERYPTTKHRIQNSKKLHAELAAWGKGLTSQEILDKVQDYMLNKRGPGTVATARLNRPADTLAEPHWWERGVFQKVEDPDYGELLLQAPPWKMSRTPPRIKWACRPVGADNQDVYLKYLGLGTERLRALKAEGVL
- a CDS encoding acyl-CoA synthetase, whose translation is MGKILADYLPPKELWPQRIYTLPEHKAYPQRFNATEELVDRHVETGRGDRVAILFEDQKITYRQLQSSANKLGSALKALGIGEADRVLLRSPSIPPALVANFAVIKIGGIVVPTSPLFSRAELAHVAVNTEAVALIVAAALLEEVEKARAELKTVKHIIVIGGEAADIKAKGYIPYGELMAKGSETLEPVRRDRTAISVLLFTSGTTGLPKGTVHFMEEALVVPDGFGKYGWRVTPDDVIGGPAPLSLAAGYSTQAVIPFRFGAAVSLLARFTPEGMFEAIQKHRITILSVLPTAYRKMLQVPDAERRYALSSLKVCTGGGESLTAQTYHDWKNKFGLEIYEGLGTTEMMFVFVSSAVTRKVKPGAIGPAVPGYELKVISEDGKECRPGEVGLLIGRGPTGTVYWRDPEKQKSAVRDGWCRAGDFVTMDEDGYVWFLSREDDLIKSSGYRIGPEEIEDALVKHPAVADAGVIGVSDAVRGQNTRAYVVLKPGTAPSEALGHELIEFCRDKIAVYKLPREIEFVDQLPRAPGPAGPGTGKLLRRVLRERAAKK